In a genomic window of Salvelinus fontinalis isolate EN_2023a chromosome 7, ASM2944872v1, whole genome shotgun sequence:
- the poglut1 gene encoding protein O-glucosyltransferase 1 has product MKLPWLLIPLLTLQFCGVDFIVAGLGNGGRWQIYLEKITKATQLYKPCSPYNCSCHLSVLNDDLRPFREGVSEELMADTLRRGVGTHYQIISGKLYREQNCMFPARCSGVEHFILQVIDKLPDVEMVVNVRDYPQVPGWVQPILPVLSFSKTADYQDIMYPAWTFWEGGPAVWPIYPTGLGRWDLMRDDLKTSAAQWPWKRKESRGFFRGSRTSPERDPLVLLSREAPDLVDAEYTKNQAWKSEKDTLGRPPAKEIPLVEHCQYKYLFNFRGVAASFRLKHLFLCGSLVFHVGEEWLEFFYPQLLPWVHYIPVKQDLSDLRELLQFVKENDDVAQEIADRGQRFIQDHLRMEDVSCYWERLLTEFGGLLKYKLQRKTNYNQVIHKHGRTEL; this is encoded by the exons ATGAAGTTGCCGTGGCTCTTGATCCCTCTTCTAACTTTACAGTTTTGTGGAGTTGATTTCATCGTGGCCGGATTAG GTAATGGTGGCAGGTGGCAGATATACCTTGAAAAGATCACCAAAGCCACGCAACTTTACAAGCCTTGCAGCCCATACAACTGCAGTTGCCATCTCAG TGTCTTGAATGATGACCTACGACCCTTCAGAGAGGGAGTGTCTGAGGAGCTAATGGCGGACACGCTTCGTCGTGGCGTGGGCACCCATTACCAAATCATTAGTGGTAAACTGTACCGGGAACAGAACTGTATGTTCCCAGCCAG GTGTAGTGGGGTGGAGCACTTCATCCTGCAGGTGATTGACAAGTTGCCAGACGTGGAGATGGTGGTGAACGTGCGGGACTACCCTCAGGTGCCAGGCTGGGTGCAGCCTATCCTGCCTGTCCTGTCTTTCAGTAAG ACTGCTGACTACCAGGACATCATGTATCCTGCCTGGACCTTTTGGGAGGGGGGCCCGGCGGTATGGCCCATATATCCCACTGGACTAGGACGATGGGACCTCATGAGGGATGACCTTAAAAC ATCGGCAGCACAGTGGCCCTGGAAGAGGAAAGAGTCCAGAGGATTCTTCAGAGGCTCCAGGACTAGTCCTGAGAGGGACCCCCTGGTCCTTCTGTCCAGAGAGGCTCCAGACCTGGTGGATGCTGAGTACACAAAGAACCAGGCCTGGAAGTCTGAGAAG GACACACTAGGTAGACCACCAGCTAAGGAGATTCCCCTGGTGGAGCACTGTCAATACAA GTACCTGTTCAACTTCCGGGGCGTGGCGGCCAGCTTCCGCCTCAAGCACCTGTTCCTGTGTGGCTCTCTGGTCTTCCATGTAGGGGAGGAGTGGCTGGAGTTCTTCTATCCCCAGCTGCTGCCCTGGGTACACTACATCCCTGTCAAACAGGACCTCTCTGACCTCAG GGAACTGCTACAGTTTGTGAAAGAAAACGATGACGTCGCTCAAGAGATTGCCGATAG GGGTCAGCGGTTCATCCAGGACCACCTGAGGATGGAGGACGTGTCGTGTTACTGGGAGAGACTCCTCACTGAGTTTGGTGGGCTGCTCAAGTACAAACTCCAGAGGAAGACTAACTACAATCAAGTCATCCACAAGCATGGGAGGACAGAACTGTGA
- the LOC129859689 gene encoding complex I assembly factor TIMMDC1, mitochondrial-like isoform X1 — MCMFGPPPEGGALQLNSFNLLASSSGVCRWKSAADPAPTAGEAFMMHPPERPGASPAPCQQAASAPQGTLCTRPLGGLLQLAMPSLGLLFPRVHAADSVAPALVQIPSPLPSLVGKPEFPDTGWDRIKDLFDRDEMQKYPEELSSVVKSTFAAALGGMIYGGLPAARHARERFIQLHQAEIYHSRVEAVRSAHNAAIRGFVRYGWRWSWRVAAFVTLFNTVSTGLSVYRDKYTLSHYAAAGAVTGGLFRLNLGLRGLVAGTAIGATMGVPAGVLIIAMQGLAGETVRERRRRERRELYELKLAEWSARLQLTDDLIGDLSSSGRIQDVDQDIQKIQELLSLPRNEGVAQDSDSH, encoded by the exons ATGTGTATGTTTGGTCCTCCACCTGAAGGGGGTGCTCTCCAACTAAATAGCTTTAATTTACTAGCTAGCAGTTCAGGGGTGTGCCGGTGGAAATCAGCAGCAG ATCCAGCTCCCACTGCTGGTGAAGCGTTCATGATGCATCCTCCTGAACGGCCTGGGGCGTCCCCAGCCCCGTGTCAGCAGGCAGCCTCTGCCCCCCAGGGCACCCTCTGCACCAGACCACTGGGGGGTCTCCTCCAGCTAGCCATGCCCTCCCTGGGCCTCCTCTTCCCCAGGGTCCATGCAGCTGACAGTGTGGCTCCTGCCCTGGTACAGATCCCCTCCCCCCTGCCCAGCCTCGTGGGCAAGCCAGAGTTCCCAGACACTGGATGGGACCGCATCAAGGATCTCTTCGACAGGGA TGAAATGCAGAAGTATCCTGAGGAGCTCTCCAGCGTGGTGAAGAGTACCTTCGCTGCCGCCTTGGGCGGCATGATCTACGGAGGGCTGCCCGCCGCCCGGCACGCCAGGGAGAGGTTCATCCAGCTCCACCAGGCTGAGATATACCACAGCCGGGTGGAAGCTGTG CGTTCTGCCCATAACGCAGCCATCCGGGGCTTTGTGAGGTATGGCTGGAGGTGGAGCTGGAGAGTGGCAGCCTTCGTCACATTATTCAA cACTGTGAGCACAGGCCTGTCTGTGTACAGAGATAAGTATACCCTCAGCCACTACGCAGCAGCCGGAG CTGTGACAGGAGGCCTATTCAGGCTGAACCTGGGTCTCAGGGGACTGGTGGCAGGCACGGCCATAGGAGCAACCATGGG GGTGCCGGCAGGAGTTCTGATCATCGCCATGCAGGGATTGGCGGGAGAAACGGtccgggagaggaggaggagggagcgcAGAGAGCTGTATGAACTAAAACTGGCGGAATG GAGTGCCCGTTTGCAGTTGACGGATGACCTGATTGGTGATTTGAGCAGCAGTGGGCGGATCCAGGATGTAGACCAGGACATACAGAAGATCCAGGAGCTGCTCAGTTTACCACGGAACGAGGGCGTGGCCCAGGACTCTGACAGCCATTGA
- the LOC129859691 gene encoding calsequestrin-2-like, whose translation MQLLWLSLLPCLYLASLCSAEQGLEFPSFDGKDRVLHINERNYKKALKMFDMLCLLYHEPQPAHKGRQKQLQMTELVLELTAQVLEDKDIGFGMVDSQKDAKVAKKLGLEEEGSLYIFKDDRVIEFDGELSADTLVEFLLDVLEDPVELISNPMELRAFERMEEDIRLIGYFKGEDSYYKAFQEASERFQPYIKFFATFDKATAKHLSLKMNEVNFYEPFMEEPAILPGRQLSEMEIVEFVHQHKRATLRKLRAEDMFETWEDDLDGIHIVAFAEEEDPDGYEFLEILKDVARDNTNNPELSIVWIDPDDFPLLTTYWEKTFKVNLFKPQIGVVNVTDADSVWLDMSNDEDLPTAEELEDWIEDVLSGKVNTEDDDDVKDDYDYDGVDREDGHHGDDHGDYDDHDDSD comes from the exons ATGCAGCTCCTCTGGCTGTCCCTATTGCCCTGTCTGTACCTGGCCTCCCTGTGCTCTGCAGAGCAGGGACTGGAGTTCCCCAGCTTTGACGGGAAGGACCGCGTTCTGCACATCAACGAACGCAACTACAAGAAGGCTCTGAAGATGTTTGACATGCTGTGCCTACTCTACCATGAACCGCAGCCGGCTCACAAAGGCAGGCAGAAGCAGCTTCAGATGACTGAGCTTGTGCTGGAG CTGACTGCACAGGTCCTGGAGGACAAGGACATTGGCTTTGGGATGGTCGACTCCCAGAAGGACGCCAAAGTTGCCAAGAAACTGG GTTTGGAGGAGGAGGGCAGTCTGTACATCTTCAAGGACGACCGTGTGATCGAGTTTGACGGGGAACTCTCAGCAGACACCCTGGTGGAATTCCTGCTGGAT GTGTTGGAGGACCCAGTGGAGCTCATCAGTAACCCTATGGAACTGAGGGCCTTTGAGAGGATGGAGGAAGACATACGCCTCATTGGTTACTTCAAGGGAGAGGACTCAT ACTACAAGGCGTTCCAGGAGGCCTCAGAGAGGTTTCAGCCCTACATCAAGTTCTTCGCCACGTTCGACAAAGCT ACGGCGAAGCACCTTTCTCTGAAGATGAACGAGGTGAACTTCTATGAGCCCTTCATGGAGGAACCAGCCATCCTCCCTGGCAGGCAACTCTCAGAGATGGAGATAGTGGAGTTTGTCCACCAACACAAAAG GGCGACTCTGAGAAAGCTGCGTGCAGAGGACATGTTTGAGACATGG GAGGATGACTTGGATGGGATCCACATTGTAGCCTTTGCTGAGGAGGAAGACCCTG ATGGTTATGAGTTCCTGGAGATCCTGAAAGACGTGGCCAGAGACAACACCAACAACCCTGAGCTCAGTATAGTGTGGATTGACCCTGATGACTTCCCACTG CTGACCACATACTGGGAGAAGACCTTCAAGGTGAACCTGTTTAAGCCTCAGATTGGAGTTGTGAACGTGACAGAC GCGGACAGTGTCTGGCTGGACATGTCCAACGACGAAGACCTGCCCACAGCTGAGGAACTGGAGGACTGGATAGAAGACGTGCTGTCTGGGAAGGTCAACACTGAGGATGACGATGATGTTAAGGATGATTATGATTATGACGGGGTTGACAGAGAGGATGGGCACCATGGTGACGATCATGGAGACTATGATGACCATGATGACAGTGACTAA
- the LOC129859689 gene encoding complex I assembly factor TIMMDC1, mitochondrial-like isoform X2, which yields MMHPPERPGASPAPCQQAASAPQGTLCTRPLGGLLQLAMPSLGLLFPRVHAADSVAPALVQIPSPLPSLVGKPEFPDTGWDRIKDLFDRDEMQKYPEELSSVVKSTFAAALGGMIYGGLPAARHARERFIQLHQAEIYHSRVEAVRSAHNAAIRGFVRYGWRWSWRVAAFVTLFNTVSTGLSVYRDKYTLSHYAAAGAVTGGLFRLNLGLRGLVAGTAIGATMGVPAGVLIIAMQGLAGETVRERRRRERRELYELKLAEWSARLQLTDDLIGDLSSSGRIQDVDQDIQKIQELLSLPRNEGVAQDSDSH from the exons ATGATGCATCCTCCTGAACGGCCTGGGGCGTCCCCAGCCCCGTGTCAGCAGGCAGCCTCTGCCCCCCAGGGCACCCTCTGCACCAGACCACTGGGGGGTCTCCTCCAGCTAGCCATGCCCTCCCTGGGCCTCCTCTTCCCCAGGGTCCATGCAGCTGACAGTGTGGCTCCTGCCCTGGTACAGATCCCCTCCCCCCTGCCCAGCCTCGTGGGCAAGCCAGAGTTCCCAGACACTGGATGGGACCGCATCAAGGATCTCTTCGACAGGGA TGAAATGCAGAAGTATCCTGAGGAGCTCTCCAGCGTGGTGAAGAGTACCTTCGCTGCCGCCTTGGGCGGCATGATCTACGGAGGGCTGCCCGCCGCCCGGCACGCCAGGGAGAGGTTCATCCAGCTCCACCAGGCTGAGATATACCACAGCCGGGTGGAAGCTGTG CGTTCTGCCCATAACGCAGCCATCCGGGGCTTTGTGAGGTATGGCTGGAGGTGGAGCTGGAGAGTGGCAGCCTTCGTCACATTATTCAA cACTGTGAGCACAGGCCTGTCTGTGTACAGAGATAAGTATACCCTCAGCCACTACGCAGCAGCCGGAG CTGTGACAGGAGGCCTATTCAGGCTGAACCTGGGTCTCAGGGGACTGGTGGCAGGCACGGCCATAGGAGCAACCATGGG GGTGCCGGCAGGAGTTCTGATCATCGCCATGCAGGGATTGGCGGGAGAAACGGtccgggagaggaggaggagggagcgcAGAGAGCTGTATGAACTAAAACTGGCGGAATG GAGTGCCCGTTTGCAGTTGACGGATGACCTGATTGGTGATTTGAGCAGCAGTGGGCGGATCCAGGATGTAGACCAGGACATACAGAAGATCCAGGAGCTGCTCAGTTTACCACGGAACGAGGGCGTGGCCCAGGACTCTGACAGCCATTGA